The Brevibacillus brevis genome contains a region encoding:
- the tycB gene encoding tyrocidine non-ribosomal peptide synthetase TycB, translating into MSIFSKEQVQDMYLLTPMQEGMLFHALLDEEHNSHLVQMSISIQGDLDVGLFTNSLHVLVERYDVFRTLFLYEKLKQPLQVVLKERPVPILFCDLTAYDEQEKRQRYTQYKRNDQEKTFHLAKDSLMRVAIFQMTESEYQIIWSFHHILMDGWCFSIIFDDLLSVYLSLKNGAPISLDPVQPYSQFILWLEKQDKEAALAYWRDYLGQFEQQTSLPKFGKSSSNAFLPAQYRFVLDRMLKQQLSAIASQNQVTLPTVIQTLWGILLQSYNATNDVLFGSVVSGRPTEIVGIDKMVGLFINTIPFRIQAKNDQTFADLIQGVHQRTLQSQPYEHVPLYDIQNDSVLKKDLIDHLMVIENYPLVEALQKKAATQQVGFTISDVEMFEPTNYDMTVMVMPKEEIAMRFDYNAAVFDEAFIQKMAGHFKQIAACVAKNPKITLQQVTMLTDTEKQQLMAKNLATSAAYPTKTIRELFMEQVERTPNQVAVVFGEQQLTYRELDEKSNQLARFLRRKGIVADSLVGTMMDRSIEMIVGILGVLKAGGAFVPIDPELPEERIAYMLEHSGTQLVVTQHHLLEKVSASTEKIDICAPAIWEESSASVETINQPDDLFYIIYTSGTTGKPKGVMLEHKNMANLMHFTFAKTNIEFHEKVLQYTTCSFDVCYQEIFSTLLSGGQLYLITNEMRRHVEKLFAFIQEKQISILSLPVTFLKFIFNEKDYTQSFPRCVKHIITAGEQLVVTHELQKYLRNHHVFLHNHYGPSETHVVTTYTMDPSMDIPELPPIGKPISNTGIYILDEKLQMKPEGIVGELYISGANVGRGYLHNPELTAEKFLENPYQSGERMYRTGDLARWLPDGNIEFLGRIDHQVKIRGHRIELGEIESHLLNHALIKEAVVIDRTDETGGKYLCAYVVLTEEVSNEELRAYLSRTLPEYMIPSFFMKLERIPVTPNGKTDRRALPIPEGNAFTGADYLAPTTELEQKMTAIWESVLGVSPIGIQDNFFTLGGHSLKAIHLISRIQKDCQADVPLRVLFDRPTIQEIAKYVEGEEAGTYLAIPRVVMQEHYPVSSAQKRMLILNQLDPASTVYNLPVVTVLDGELNVQQLEQAISSLVNRHESLRTSFHTINGEPVQRIHPECKLPITYTAATEDRLNQVITDFMRPFDLEKAPLSRVGLVKLGERRHVMIIDMHHIISDGVSSQIILNDLAQLYQDKSLPEQRIQYKDFTVWEKGLAQTDEYRKQEAYWTERFAGEIPVLNLPLDYSRPSVQSFEGERYLFRTEKQLLDGLQRVAADTGTTLYMVLMAAYHVLLAKYSGQEDMVVGTVTAGRTHPDTESITGMFVNTLAMRNQPVATKSFKQFLREVKDNTLAAFEHGEYPFEELVEKLAVSRNRSRNPLFDTLFILQNMDADPIKIEGMTVTPYVPEGKMAKFDLTLEATQDHAGLMFCFEFCTKLFKQETIERMSRHYIQILQEVIRNTDLALYEMEMLTEQEKQELLVHFNDTVKPVQLESTLPQLFEEQVLKTPDQIALVCGDKKLTYQELNKKANQLARTLRKKGVKADQRVGIMANRSLEMVIGILAILKAGGAYVPIDPDYPNDRIAYMLEDCEARLVLTHEHLGTKIAAGVECLYLEDKSNYSRITTNLDPIHTATNLAYIIYTSGTTGKPKGVMGEHKGIVNSATWNKEELALSVHDRGLLVLSFAFDAFALTFFALILSGSTVVLTKDEEAKDPIALKNLISIWSCSYTVCVPSLFQAILECSTTEEISPLKMTMLGGEKLSPKLVEMCKEMNPQMITINAYGPTESSVIATYLCDALPDAPITIGRPIANTSIYIVDHSHQLLPIGVVGEICIGGLGLARGYWNKPELTEEKFVSNPFKPGERMYKTGDLGRWLPDGTIEFIGRLDEQVKVRGYRIEIGEIESVLLSYETTNEAIVVAYPDGSGDAFLTAYFTSKENISEVALRTHLSQELPAYMVPTYLVQLNAFPLTPNGKIDRKALPKPEGKPATGVEYVAPANEVEAILAKIWENVLGISGIGVMDNFFELGGHSLKAMTVVAHVHREFRVDLSLKHFFGSPTVRALSRLIENSEAASDASIQPAEPRDYYPVSSAQQRMYLLYQLEGAGISYNTPGMIMLEGKLVREQLAYALQALVDRHDIWRTSFEMVGGELVQKIHSHVKVEMEYQTAEAHQIDEIFYSFVRPFDLSVPPLIRMGLVKISDERHLLLYDMHHIAADAASVTIMFNELAELYQGRNLPEVRIQYKDFSVWQQGLFQSDAFKQQEEYWLRTFAGDISAVDLQTDYPRPAVKSFEGSHIALSTGHQLRDALLELATETKTTLFMVLLAAYNVLLSKYSGQDDIIVGTPISGRSRSELAPVVGMFVNTLAIRNKPTSEKTFKEFLMEVKQNALDAYDHQDYPFESLVEKLGIQRDPGRNPLFDTMFILQTDELNPKTLDQLVYRPYESGSAPSIAKFDLSFHMTERETDLFLRLEYSTKLFKKDTVDRMSRHFLQILKSIAAHPDRMLQEIEMLTEEEKQLLLVEFNRTDREYAKDKTLQQLFEELAAKMPDQTALVFQGQRMSYQELNERANQLASVLREKGVEPSQIVAMVLERSLEMVIAILAILKAGGAFLPIDPEYPEERIRYMMEDSQAKLMLTRFHLIPKVTSHAEIIDLGDSRNYSPQTDNLLCINKPSDLAYIIYTSGTTGKPKGVMIEHRAIINCLQWRRDEYGFRPEDKALQVFSFAFDGFVASLFAPLLGGAACVLPREEEAKDPIALKKLIASTGVTHYYGVPSLFQAILDCSTVADFPELRCVSLGGEKLPAQLVQKTKEKHPIIGINNEYGPTENSVVSTISRSIEPGQDITIGRPIANVKVYIVDAQHRLQPVGVVGELCIGGPGLARGYLNKPELTDEKFVVNPFEPEERMYKTGDLVKWRTDGTIEYVGRADEQVKVRGYRIEIGEIESAILAYENIDQAVVVARDDGSAAGQYLCAYLVAASEVSIAELRRHLAKELPAYMVPSFFIQLDKMPLTPNDKIDRKALPKPSQDVNSGREYEAPRNELEQLLATIWTDVLGIKQVGIKDNFFELGGDSIKAIQVSTRLYASGWTLAMKELFQHPSIEEVALHVTPNNRESDQGVVEGEIGLTPIQKWFFERNFTDRHHWNQAVMLYREEGFDAVLVQQAFHKIVEHHDALRMIYKQENGIMTQINQGLTDDRFRFYSFDVREHANSAAHIMELSDLIQSSIDLEQGPLVHLALFSTKEGDHLLIAIHHLVVDGVSWRILFEDFSSAYSQALQNQEIVLPKKTDSYKDWAAQLQSYAQSDELLREAAYWHNLESTTMPVALPTDFVTADRKQKHTHTVKVELTAQETENLLRHVHHAYHTEINDLLLTALGLTVKEWANTSCPVINLEGHGREDIQNEMNVTRTVGWFTSQFPVVLDMEKSEDLAYQIKQIKESLRRIPKKGIGYEILRTMTSSKTQLSLSFALQPEISFNYLGQFDSDVKSGGYTFSPLGTGQLFSPESERVFLLDISGLIENGKLQVSFGYSRLQYKEETMTNLAYSYRNHLLRIIEHCMAKEEGELTPSDLGDDDLSMEELENILEMI; encoded by the coding sequence ATGAGTATTTTTAGCAAAGAACAAGTACAAGATATGTATTTATTGACGCCCATGCAAGAGGGAATGTTATTTCACGCCTTGCTAGATGAAGAACATAACTCTCATCTTGTGCAGATGTCCATTTCGATTCAGGGCGATCTTGATGTTGGTTTGTTTACCAATAGCTTGCATGTGCTGGTAGAGAGATATGATGTGTTCCGTACGCTGTTTCTCTATGAAAAATTAAAGCAGCCTTTGCAGGTTGTCTTGAAAGAACGGCCCGTTCCCATCCTATTTTGCGATTTAACGGCATACGACGAGCAAGAAAAGCGGCAGCGCTACACACAATACAAAAGGAATGACCAAGAGAAAACCTTTCATCTGGCGAAAGATTCGTTGATGAGAGTGGCTATTTTCCAAATGACGGAGAGCGAATACCAAATCATCTGGAGTTTTCATCACATACTCATGGATGGTTGGTGCTTTAGCATTATTTTTGATGACTTGCTTTCCGTCTATTTATCCTTAAAAAACGGGGCACCGATTTCACTTGATCCGGTGCAGCCTTACAGCCAATTTATTCTCTGGCTGGAAAAGCAAGATAAAGAGGCTGCTCTCGCATATTGGAGAGACTATTTGGGACAGTTTGAACAGCAAACTTCCTTGCCGAAATTTGGGAAGTCTTCTAGCAATGCCTTTCTACCAGCGCAATATCGCTTTGTGCTGGACCGTATGCTGAAGCAGCAGCTTTCTGCGATCGCAAGTCAAAATCAAGTGACCTTGCCGACTGTGATTCAAACCTTATGGGGGATTCTGCTCCAATCCTATAACGCTACGAATGATGTGCTCTTCGGCTCTGTCGTATCCGGGCGTCCAACTGAAATCGTCGGAATCGACAAAATGGTAGGGTTGTTTATCAATACCATTCCATTCCGCATCCAAGCGAAAAACGATCAAACCTTTGCCGACTTGATACAGGGTGTGCACCAAAGAACACTGCAATCCCAGCCATATGAGCATGTTCCTTTGTACGATATACAAAACGATTCTGTATTGAAGAAAGATTTGATCGATCACCTGATGGTCATCGAAAACTATCCGTTAGTGGAGGCCTTGCAGAAAAAGGCAGCGACACAGCAAGTAGGCTTTACCATTTCTGATGTCGAGATGTTTGAGCCTACCAATTATGACATGACCGTCATGGTAATGCCCAAAGAAGAGATTGCGATGCGGTTTGATTATAATGCTGCTGTTTTCGACGAAGCCTTTATCCAGAAAATGGCTGGACACTTCAAGCAGATCGCGGCTTGCGTGGCAAAAAATCCGAAGATCACCCTTCAACAGGTTACCATGCTGACAGATACTGAAAAACAACAATTAATGGCCAAAAACCTTGCTACTTCAGCTGCCTATCCAACGAAAACTATACGCGAGCTCTTTATGGAACAGGTGGAAAGGACACCTAATCAGGTTGCTGTCGTATTCGGAGAACAGCAATTGACATATCGTGAGCTAGATGAGAAGTCCAATCAGCTCGCCAGATTTTTGAGAAGAAAAGGGATTGTAGCAGACAGTCTGGTTGGTACGATGATGGATCGTTCGATCGAGATGATTGTCGGAATTCTTGGGGTTTTGAAAGCCGGTGGTGCGTTTGTACCGATTGATCCGGAGCTGCCAGAAGAACGAATTGCCTACATGCTCGAACATAGCGGGACTCAATTGGTAGTGACGCAGCATCATCTACTCGAGAAAGTCTCTGCTTCCACTGAAAAAATAGATATCTGCGCTCCAGCCATCTGGGAAGAGAGCAGTGCGTCTGTCGAAACGATCAATCAACCGGATGACTTGTTTTATATCATCTACACTTCAGGAACGACAGGGAAACCAAAAGGCGTCATGCTTGAGCATAAAAACATGGCAAATCTGATGCACTTTACGTTTGCCAAAACCAACATCGAGTTTCATGAAAAAGTATTGCAGTATACCACATGCAGCTTTGATGTTTGCTACCAGGAGATTTTCTCGACGCTGCTTTCCGGGGGACAGCTCTATCTCATCACGAATGAGATGAGACGTCACGTAGAAAAACTGTTTGCCTTTATCCAGGAAAAACAGATCAGCATTTTGTCCCTCCCTGTAACCTTCTTGAAATTTATCTTTAACGAAAAAGATTATACGCAAAGCTTCCCGCGTTGCGTCAAGCACATTATCACAGCCGGAGAACAGCTCGTCGTCACTCATGAGCTACAGAAATATCTGCGGAACCATCACGTATTTTTACACAATCATTACGGGCCGTCGGAGACACATGTGGTGACCACCTACACGATGGACCCGAGTATGGATATACCAGAGCTGCCGCCAATCGGAAAACCGATCAGCAACACAGGCATTTATATCCTGGATGAAAAGCTTCAGATGAAACCAGAGGGCATTGTCGGGGAGCTGTATATCTCTGGTGCGAACGTAGGGAGAGGATATTTGCACAATCCGGAGCTGACTGCGGAGAAGTTTCTCGAGAACCCATATCAATCAGGTGAAAGAATGTATCGAACGGGTGACCTCGCTCGTTGGTTGCCAGATGGCAATATCGAGTTCTTAGGGCGAATCGACCATCAGGTGAAAATCAGGGGTCATCGTATCGAGCTGGGAGAGATCGAATCGCACTTGCTCAACCACGCTTTGATTAAGGAAGCCGTGGTCATCGATAGAACGGATGAGACTGGCGGAAAGTATTTGTGCGCCTATGTCGTTTTGACAGAAGAAGTCAGCAACGAGGAGCTGCGTGCGTACTTATCGCGAACGCTGCCGGAGTATATGATCCCTTCCTTCTTTATGAAGCTGGAGCGGATTCCGGTCACACCTAACGGAAAAACAGACAGAAGAGCTTTGCCCATACCAGAGGGGAATGCATTTACGGGAGCGGATTACCTCGCCCCGACAACCGAACTGGAACAGAAAATGACAGCCATTTGGGAAAGTGTACTCGGCGTGTCACCGATTGGCATTCAGGACAATTTTTTCACGCTGGGGGGTCATTCGCTAAAAGCGATTCATCTCATTTCCCGGATACAAAAAGACTGCCAAGCAGATGTTCCGCTTCGCGTCTTGTTTGACAGACCAACCATTCAAGAAATCGCCAAGTATGTGGAAGGTGAAGAGGCAGGAACGTATCTCGCTATTCCGCGGGTCGTCATGCAAGAGCATTATCCAGTATCCTCTGCGCAAAAACGCATGCTGATTTTAAACCAGCTCGATCCGGCTAGTACGGTTTACAATCTGCCCGTAGTGACGGTACTCGATGGGGAATTGAATGTGCAGCAGCTGGAGCAAGCCATTTCCAGTCTGGTGAATCGTCATGAATCGCTGCGAACGTCCTTTCATACCATCAACGGCGAGCCGGTTCAACGCATCCATCCGGAATGCAAACTGCCAATCACCTACACGGCAGCAACAGAAGATCGTTTGAATCAAGTCATCACGGATTTCATGCGTCCGTTTGATTTGGAAAAAGCGCCGCTAAGTCGGGTTGGACTGGTCAAACTGGGAGAGCGGCGCCATGTCATGATCATCGATATGCACCATATCATCTCGGATGGCGTGTCATCGCAAATCATCCTGAATGATCTTGCGCAGCTCTATCAAGACAAATCTTTGCCAGAGCAACGCATTCAATATAAAGACTTCACGGTTTGGGAAAAAGGTTTGGCACAGACAGATGAATACAGAAAGCAAGAAGCGTATTGGACCGAGCGATTCGCTGGTGAAATTCCTGTCTTGAACCTGCCTTTGGACTACTCTCGACCGTCTGTTCAAAGCTTTGAGGGCGAACGTTATCTATTCCGCACAGAAAAACAGCTGCTAGATGGTTTGCAACGAGTGGCGGCCGATACTGGTACGACGCTCTACATGGTGCTCATGGCAGCCTACCATGTTTTGCTCGCGAAATACTCCGGGCAAGAAGACATGGTGGTCGGAACCGTGACAGCTGGAAGAACACACCCTGACACGGAAAGCATCACGGGTATGTTCGTAAACACGCTGGCAATGAGAAACCAGCCCGTGGCAACCAAAAGCTTCAAGCAATTTTTACGAGAAGTAAAGGACAATACACTCGCTGCTTTTGAGCATGGGGAGTACCCGTTTGAGGAGCTCGTTGAAAAGCTGGCGGTCAGTCGAAATCGAAGCCGCAATCCATTGTTTGACACCTTGTTCATTTTGCAAAACATGGATGCCGATCCGATCAAGATCGAGGGCATGACAGTGACGCCTTACGTGCCAGAGGGCAAAATGGCGAAGTTCGATTTGACTCTCGAAGCAACCCAAGACCATGCCGGTCTAATGTTCTGCTTCGAATTTTGCACCAAGCTGTTCAAGCAGGAGACCATCGAACGCATGTCGCGTCACTACATCCAAATCTTGCAAGAAGTCATCCGGAACACGGACTTGGCTCTCTACGAGATGGAGATGCTCACCGAGCAGGAAAAGCAGGAATTGCTGGTCCATTTCAACGACACAGTGAAGCCTGTTCAGTTGGAAAGCACACTTCCCCAGCTATTTGAAGAACAAGTGCTGAAAACCCCTGATCAAATCGCACTGGTTTGCGGGGACAAGAAGTTGACATATCAGGAGCTCAATAAGAAGGCTAATCAGCTTGCTCGTACATTACGGAAAAAAGGAGTAAAGGCTGACCAACGAGTTGGGATTATGGCCAATCGTTCCTTGGAGATGGTGATTGGAATCCTTGCCATTCTCAAGGCTGGTGGGGCATATGTTCCTATCGACCCAGATTATCCGAATGATCGCATTGCTTATATGCTGGAAGATTGCGAAGCTCGTCTCGTACTTACTCATGAGCATCTTGGAACAAAGATTGCTGCTGGAGTGGAATGCCTGTATTTGGAGGATAAGAGTAACTATTCTCGTATCACCACAAACCTTGACCCGATTCATACGGCTACCAATCTGGCTTATATCATTTACACATCGGGTACGACAGGTAAGCCAAAAGGGGTCATGGGGGAGCATAAAGGTATTGTCAACAGTGCCACGTGGAACAAAGAAGAGCTTGCTTTATCTGTCCATGACAGAGGTTTGTTGGTTCTCTCCTTTGCCTTTGATGCTTTTGCCCTTACTTTCTTTGCATTGATTCTATCTGGTTCAACTGTTGTCTTGACGAAGGATGAAGAAGCCAAAGATCCAATCGCGCTCAAAAACCTGATCTCAATCTGGAGTTGCAGCTACACGGTGTGCGTGCCAAGTTTGTTCCAAGCGATTTTGGAATGCAGCACCACCGAAGAGATCAGTCCACTGAAAATGACCATGCTCGGGGGAGAAAAGCTATCGCCGAAGCTGGTTGAGATGTGCAAAGAAATGAATCCGCAGATGATTACAATCAATGCGTATGGTCCGACAGAAAGCAGCGTTATCGCCACCTATTTGTGCGATGCGCTCCCAGATGCTCCGATCACCATTGGACGACCAATCGCAAATACAAGCATATACATTGTGGACCATTCGCACCAGCTGCTACCAATTGGTGTAGTGGGAGAGATATGCATTGGCGGACTCGGGTTGGCACGCGGATATTGGAACAAACCAGAGCTTACCGAGGAGAAGTTTGTTTCCAATCCATTTAAGCCAGGTGAACGCATGTACAAGACAGGCGACCTTGGCAGATGGCTCCCTGACGGTACGATTGAATTCATAGGACGCCTGGATGAACAGGTAAAAGTGAGAGGATACCGGATAGAGATCGGGGAGATCGAATCGGTTCTTCTCAGCTATGAAACGACAAATGAAGCGATTGTCGTCGCTTATCCGGATGGAAGCGGGGACGCGTTTCTGACTGCCTATTTCACCAGTAAAGAAAACATCTCGGAAGTGGCTCTTCGAACACATCTATCGCAAGAACTGCCAGCGTATATGGTCCCAACCTATCTGGTTCAACTGAATGCTTTCCCGCTCACGCCAAATGGCAAGATCGATCGCAAAGCGCTGCCGAAGCCTGAAGGAAAGCCTGCAACAGGTGTGGAGTATGTCGCGCCTGCCAATGAAGTAGAGGCAATACTGGCAAAGATATGGGAAAACGTCCTTGGCATCTCCGGCATCGGCGTGATGGATAACTTTTTTGAGCTGGGTGGACATTCTTTGAAAGCTATGACGGTAGTGGCGCACGTGCATCGAGAGTTTCGAGTTGATCTTTCACTGAAGCATTTCTTTGGTTCTCCAACTGTTCGTGCCTTGTCCCGATTGATTGAAAACAGCGAAGCTGCATCAGATGCATCCATTCAACCAGCAGAGCCGCGAGATTACTACCCGGTATCATCAGCCCAGCAGCGAATGTATCTGCTCTATCAACTTGAAGGGGCCGGCATTAGCTACAATACGCCTGGCATGATCATGCTGGAAGGCAAGCTGGTTCGCGAGCAATTGGCGTATGCGCTGCAAGCATTGGTGGATCGACACGACATCTGGAGAACGTCATTTGAGATGGTCGGGGGTGAGCTGGTCCAAAAAATTCATAGCCATGTGAAAGTGGAAATGGAGTATCAAACAGCGGAGGCGCATCAGATCGATGAAATTTTCTACTCGTTTGTCCGTCCATTTGATCTTTCTGTTCCGCCATTGATCCGCATGGGCTTGGTGAAAATTTCGGATGAGCGTCATCTTCTCCTTTATGACATGCATCATATCGCCGCAGATGCTGCATCGGTCACGATCATGTTCAATGAGCTAGCTGAATTGTACCAGGGAAGAAATTTGCCAGAGGTGCGCATTCAGTACAAGGATTTTTCTGTCTGGCAGCAGGGCTTGTTTCAGTCAGATGCCTTCAAGCAACAGGAAGAGTATTGGCTTCGTACGTTTGCAGGAGACATTTCAGCCGTGGATTTACAGACGGATTACCCGCGACCAGCCGTAAAAAGCTTTGAAGGTAGCCACATCGCGCTTTCAACTGGCCACCAACTGCGGGATGCCCTGCTAGAGCTGGCGACAGAAACCAAAACGACGCTGTTCATGGTTTTGCTGGCAGCCTACAATGTGCTGCTCTCGAAGTATTCCGGGCAGGATGACATCATTGTGGGAACGCCGATTTCCGGCAGGTCAAGATCTGAGCTTGCGCCCGTTGTGGGAATGTTCGTCAACACACTGGCGATCAGAAACAAACCGACATCCGAAAAGACCTTCAAGGAGTTTCTGATGGAAGTCAAGCAGAATGCCTTGGATGCCTATGATCATCAGGATTACCCGTTTGAAAGTCTTGTTGAAAAGCTTGGCATTCAGCGTGACCCGGGACGTAATCCACTGTTTGACACCATGTTCATCCTACAAACTGATGAACTGAACCCAAAAACGCTGGATCAACTGGTCTATCGCCCTTATGAATCCGGCAGTGCTCCTTCGATAGCGAAATTCGACCTGTCGTTTCATATGACCGAGCGTGAAACAGACCTGTTTTTGCGATTGGAATACAGCACCAAGCTGTTCAAAAAAGATACGGTAGACAGGATGTCCCGCCACTTCTTGCAAATCCTGAAAAGCATTGCGGCCCATCCTGATCGGATGCTGCAAGAGATTGAAATGCTGACGGAAGAAGAGAAGCAGCTGTTACTGGTGGAGTTCAATCGTACGGACAGAGAATACGCCAAAGACAAAACCCTTCAACAGCTTTTTGAAGAACTGGCGGCAAAAATGCCCGATCAAACAGCGCTTGTATTCCAAGGGCAGCGAATGTCGTACCAAGAGTTGAATGAAAGAGCGAATCAGCTCGCATCCGTTTTGCGTGAGAAAGGTGTTGAGCCATCGCAAATCGTCGCCATGGTACTGGAACGGTCATTAGAGATGGTCATTGCCATTCTTGCCATTTTGAAAGCGGGCGGCGCCTTTTTGCCCATCGATCCTGAGTATCCGGAAGAAAGAATCCGCTACATGATGGAGGACAGTCAGGCGAAACTCATGCTTACTCGTTTTCACTTGATCCCCAAGGTCACCAGTCATGCAGAGATCATCGATTTGGGCGACTCTAGGAACTATTCTCCACAGACAGACAATCTGCTTTGCATCAACAAGCCTTCCGATTTAGCTTATATCATTTACACGTCCGGTACGACCGGCAAGCCGAAGGGAGTCATGATCGAGCATCGTGCGATCATCAACTGCTTGCAGTGGAGAAGAGATGAATATGGATTCCGACCGGAAGACAAGGCATTGCAAGTGTTCTCCTTTGCTTTTGATGGGTTTGTAGCGAGCTTGTTCGCACCGCTTCTCGGAGGTGCTGCGTGCGTGTTGCCGAGAGAGGAAGAAGCCAAAGACCCGATCGCGTTGAAAAAGCTGATCGCATCCACTGGGGTCACACATTACTATGGTGTGCCGAGTCTGTTCCAAGCAATTCTGGATTGCTCGACTGTGGCAGACTTCCCTGAGCTTCGCTGCGTATCACTGGGAGGCGAGAAGTTACCTGCACAGCTTGTTCAAAAAACGAAAGAAAAGCATCCAATAATCGGGATCAACAATGAATACGGTCCGACTGAAAATAGCGTGGTCTCCACCATTTCCCGTTCTATTGAACCCGGTCAAGACATCACGATTGGCCGGCCGATTGCCAACGTAAAGGTCTACATCGTAGATGCACAACATCGCTTGCAGCCGGTTGGTGTGGTGGGTGAGCTATGCATTGGAGGACCTGGGCTTGCAAGAGGCTACCTGAACAAACCGGAGCTCACAGATGAAAAGTTTGTTGTGAATCCGTTTGAACCAGAAGAGCGCATGTATAAAACAGGTGACTTGGTGAAATGGCGGACGGATGGCACGATCGAATACGTCGGTCGGGCTGACGAACAGGTCAAAGTGCGCGGGTATCGAATCGAGATCGGGGAAATCGAGAGCGCCATACTCGCCTATGAGAACATCGATCAGGCGGTGGTGGTTGCTCGAGATGATGGCTCTGCTGCCGGCCAGTATCTTTGCGCCTATCTCGTAGCAGCATCAGAAGTGTCCATTGCCGAGTTGAGAAGGCATCTTGCCAAGGAACTGCCTGCCTATATGGTTCCATCCTTCTTTATCCAATTGGATAAGATGCCGCTGACCCCCAATGACAAGATTGACCGAAAAGCACTACCGAAGCCAAGCCAGGATGTCAATTCGGGAAGAGAATATGAAGCACCCAGAAACGAGCTGGAACAATTGCTGGCTACCATCTGGACAGACGTATTGGGTATCAAACAAGTCGGAATAAAAGACAACTTCTTTGAATTGGGTGGAGATTCCATCAAAGCGATTCAAGTTTCCACTCGCCTGTACGCATCAGGCTGGACGCTTGCGATGAAAGAACTGTTCCAACATCCGTCGATCGAGGAAGTCGCTCTCCATGTAACACCGAACAACAGAGAGAGTGATCAGGGAGTCGTAGAGGGCGAGATTGGCTTGACACCCATCCAGAAGTGGTTCTTCGAGCGAAATTTCACGGATCGTCACCATTGGAATCAGGCTGTCATGCTCTATCGTGAAGAAGGCTTTGATGCAGTCCTTGTTCAGCAAGCCTTCCATAAAATCGTCGAGCATCATGATGCGTTACGAATGATATACAAACAGGAAAATGGGATCATGACGCAAATCAATCAAGGGCTTACGGATGACCGATTCCGTTTCTATTCTTTTGATGTGAGGGAACATGCAAATAGCGCAGCTCACATCATGGAATTGTCTGATCTCATCCAAAGCAGTATCGATTTGGAACAGGGACCACTGGTTCATTTGGCTCTCTTCTCAACCAAAGAAGGCGACCATTTACTGATTGCCATACACCATCTGGTCGTGGATGGCGTATCTTGGCGAATCTTGTTTGAAGATTTTTCATCGGCCTATTCACAGGCTCTCCAAAATCAGGAGATCGTTTTACCGAAGAAAACAGATTCCTATAAAGACTGGGCAGCTCAACTGCAAAGCTACGCACAGAGTGACGAGCTGTTACGGGAAGCAGCGTATTGGCACAACCTGGAGAGCACCACTATGCCAGTCGCATTGCCAACTGATTTTGTCACAGCCGATCGGAAACAAAAGCACACGCACACTGTAAAGGTCGAATTGACAGCACAAGAGACAGAAAACCTTTTGCGTCACGTGCATCATGCCTATCACACAGAAATAAATGATTTGCTGCTGACAGCTTTGGGGTTAACCGTAAAAGAATGGGCAAATACCAGCTGCCCTGTCATCAACCTGGAAGGTCACGGACGTGAGGACATTCAGAATGAAATGAATGTCACAAGAACGGTTGGCTGGTTCACATCCCAGTTCCCTGTCGTACTTGATATGGAAAAATCAGAAGACTTGGCTTACCAAATCAAGCAGATCAAAGAAAGCCTGCGCCGCATTCCGAAAAAAGGAATTGGCTACGAGATTTTACGTACGATGACGTCCAGCAAGACGCAACTATCCTTGTCATTTGCCTTGCAGCCGGAAATCAGCTTTAACTATCTCGGGCAATTTGACTCAGATGTGAAATCGGGCGGTTATACCTTCTCACCGCTCGGGACAGGACAGCTGTTCAGTCCAGAATCAGAGAGAGTATTCCTCTTGGACATTTCCGGCTTGATCGAGAATGGAAAGCTCCAGGTCAGCTTTGGATACAGCCGTCTCCAGTACAAAGAAGAAACCATGACAAACTTAGCGTACAGTTACCGGAATCACTTACTGCGTATCATCGAGCATTGCATGGCAAAAGAAGAAGGGGAGTTGACTCCGAGCGATCTGGGAGATGACGACCTTTCCATGGAAGAACTGGAGAACATACTGGAAATGATTTAA